A single region of the bacterium genome encodes:
- a CDS encoding YaaR family protein gives MINTNIPLEAMADKSLFQTDSIKEKNAPPKIDGKTFDEELKTATKEKLKLYLDDLLNKIEAQGKILVQSPIYENLTQYRHLVQTFMEKVVKNLYSLEETTTTVRPLQAQLGQRQVNIIIKEINKNLSELTEGVLKTQINPINIAAKVEMIQGLLMDLYS, from the coding sequence ATGATAAATACAAATATCCCACTTGAGGCTATGGCGGATAAAAGTCTTTTTCAAACAGACTCAATTAAAGAAAAAAATGCCCCGCCAAAAATCGATGGAAAAACATTTGATGAAGAATTGAAAACCGCAACTAAAGAAAAACTAAAATTATACCTCGATGACCTGCTTAATAAAATTGAAGCTCAAGGAAAAATTTTAGTTCAATCCCCTATCTATGAAAATCTTACCCAATATAGACATCTTGTTCAGACATTTATGGAAAAAGTAGTTAAAAACCTCTATTCGCTGGAAGAAACAACAACTACAGTTCGACCTTTACAGGCACAACTTGGTCAGCGACAGGTAAATATCATCATTAAAGAGATTAATAAAAATCTGTCTGAATTAACCGAAGGAGTCCTCAAGACACAAATTAATCCCATTAACATTGCGGCTAAGGTAGAAATGATTCAAGGATTATTAATGGACTTATATTCGTAA